The nucleotide window GGTAAGGAGCGGCGGCCGGTGTCATCGAAGAAGAGCGGCGGCAAGGGGACGCCCGCGACCGTGGCGGCCACGCGCGCCGGGATCGCCTTCACCCTGCACCCGTACGAGGCGGCGGCCGGCGACGAGTCTTACGGCGAGGCCGCCGCGGACGCGCTCGGCGTGCCGCACGAGCGGCTCTTCAAGACGCTGGTGGCCGAGGTCGACGGAGACCTCACCGTCGCGGTCGTACCCGTGTCGGCGACGCTCGATCTCAAGGCCCTCGCGAGTGCGGCCGGCGGCAAGCGTGCCGCGATGGCCGACCCGGTGCACGCCGAGCGCGTGACCGGGTACGTCCGGGGCGGGATCAGCCCGCTGGGTCAGCGCAAGCGGCTGCCGACGGTCGTGGACGCCTCCGCGTCAGGGTTCGCCACGATCTACGTCTCCGCGGGGCGGCGCGGCCTGCAGGTCGAACTGGCCCCCGCCGACCTGATCCGGCTGACCGGGGCCGCCACCGCCGGCATTGCCCGCGACCGGTCGTGACTCCCGCCGCGCCACGTCCAGGGCTTCGAGCAGCCCGAACACCACGATGGCGATGAGCGGCCAGGCGATCACCACGCCCGTGGCGTGCAGCCCGAGGGCGCCCCTGGCGGTCGTCCCGTCCCGCGCCGTGTGCACCAGGTGCTGGAACGAGGCCCGCCCG belongs to Actinoallomurus bryophytorum and includes:
- the ybaK gene encoding Cys-tRNA(Pro) deacylase, giving the protein MSSKKSGGKGTPATVAATRAGIAFTLHPYEAAAGDESYGEAAADALGVPHERLFKTLVAEVDGDLTVAVVPVSATLDLKALASAAGGKRAAMADPVHAERVTGYVRGGISPLGQRKRLPTVVDASASGFATIYVSAGRRGLQVELAPADLIRLTGAATAGIARDRS